A stretch of Brassica napus cultivar Da-Ae chromosome C6, Da-Ae, whole genome shotgun sequence DNA encodes these proteins:
- the LOC125588419 gene encoding uncharacterized protein LOC125588419: MSSFIPSDYKALDLSGDNYLDWAINTSAVLKSRGLGKCIKYGNDTLACERHRAIMIMRHHLCEDLRDEFGYVNDPHNLWSFLNSRFCEPLLHESKKKWEALRFQDYESVDNYHSDLMRITYSLRLCGELVTNEDLLNKTRDTFHSEEVLLSHQAKGFTTYYDMFSYLLDIEQKKQKRMDNIRRFNDIMEIYYEVLDSEMKIPEANKATFDKKRSEEDSEWTLMDHEVGLYIE; encoded by the coding sequence atgtcgagttTCATACCCTCAGATTACAAAGCCCttgatctctctggagataattatcttgATTGGGCTATAAACACTTCAGCCGTcttgaagtctagaggacttgGGAAGTGCATCAAGTATGGCAATGACACCCTTGCGTGTGAAAGACACAGAGCCATAATGATTATGCGACACCATCTCTGTGAGGACCTAAGAGACGAGTTTGGATATGTTAATGATCCTCATAATCTCTGGTCATTTTTGAATTCTAGATTCTGTGAGCCATTGTTGCacgaatccaagaaaaaatggGAAGCTCTAAGGTTCCAGGATTATGAATCCGTGGACAATTATCACTCTGATCTTATGAGAATCACCTATAGTCTTAGACTATGTGGTGAATTGGTAACAAACGAGGATTTGTTAAACAAAACTCGTGACACATTCCATTCAGAGGAAGTGTTGTTATCACATCAGGCCaaaggtttcaccacctatTATGACATGTTctcatatttattagacattgagCAAAAGAAGCAGAAAAGGATGGATAACATCAGACGGTTTAATGACATCATGGAGATATATTATGAAGTACTAGACAGTGAGATGAAAATCCCTGAAGCTAATAAAGCCACATTTGATAAGAAGAGATCTGAGGAGGATTCCGAGTGGACACTCATGGACCATGAGGTCGGattatacattgaataa
- the LOC106454140 gene encoding receptor-like protein 45 yields MSSSKSMISGLTWMIIMMMMMQECRSCTESERQGLLELKAYFLSLSSDIHPDIARGWRTTSRRSCCSWRRVKCDLNNKRVTGLSLGDLYPSGYSDTLPILNLTFLYPFEELQSLNLSMSSLGGWFDQTQGYKSHERFRHLEILDLSYNFFNRSVFLLLNEVVSLKTLFLGGNYIGSDFHVKELINLKNLELLDLKLNNISGHLPGKELTKLKKLKALDLSENLLSGSLQMTGLCKLQQLQELQVSQNRFVGEIPLCFSIFSKLRVLDLSSNHLSGKLPPFISNFKSMEYLSLHDNNFEGLFSLDLISELTELKVFKLSSKYSMLQVVETSASSTGLKSQLRSLTLSNCNLSNIPGFLRYQKELRVLDLSSNTLSGAFPTWLLKNNTKLQVLLLQNNSFNILTFPRLHKLQFLDLSANNFNHQLPKNIGLMLPRLRHLNLSNNEFHGNMPSSVDTMEYLEFMDLSYNNFSGKLPRDLFTGCYSLKWLKLSHNSFTGPIIPRSSEETSLMTLIMDNNMFTGKLTENLRNLRLLTVIDLSNNFLTGTIPRWLGGFFLDILRISNNRLHGVIPPSLFNIPYLWLLDLSGNFLSGTLPLRSDSDYGYILDLHDNNLTGSVPDTLWKGLVLLDLRNNRLSGNIPRFMSTPSIDVVLLRGNNLTGKIPVELCGLITLRMLDLSHNMLSESIPSCLSNLSGDGGNDPDWYPANMFSNFMDVYTEVYYESLLVSERFGLDYLVDFKVQVEFAVKQRYDSYMRGTLNQMFGLDLSSNELNGEIPEELGDLKRVRSLNLSRNSLSGSIPGRFSNLKSIESLDVSFNKLHGPIPSQLTMLQSLVVFNVSYNNLSGVIPQGKQFNTFGENSYLGNVLLCGSPTNKSCGTTMSSGEKGEEEEDDKSGLIDVVVLWWSLGSTYVTVLIGFMVFMFFDSPWRRAWFCLVDALIDRIKYLLGDI; encoded by the exons ATGTCTTCCTCAAAGTCAATGATCTCTGGCCTAACATGGATGAtaatcatgatgatgatgatgcaagAATGTAGAAGCTGCACTGAAAGTGAAAGGCAAGGTTTGTTAGAGCTCAAGGCCTATTTTCTCTCGTTAAGTAGTGATATACATCCTGACATTGCTCGAGGATGGAGGACGACTAGTAGACGCTCTTGTTGCAGTTGGAGAAGAGTCAAGTGTGACCTGAACAACAAACGCGTGACTGGACTCTCCCTTGGGGATTTATATCCATCAGGTTACTCAGACACTCTTCCTATACTGAACCTAACCTTTTTGTATCCTTTTGAGGAGCTTCAGAGTCTCAATCTGTCGATGAGTAGCTTGGGAGGCTGGTTCGACCAAACACAAG GTTATAAGAGCCATGAAAGATTCAGACATCTTGAGATTCTTGATCTCAGTTACAATTTTTTCAACAGgagtgtttttcttttattgaatGAGGTTGTGTCGCTCAAGACTTTGTTTCTTGGTGGCAACTATATTGGAAGTGACTTTCATGTGAAAG AACTGATTAATCTGAAAAATTTGGAGCTACTAGATCTAAAGCTCAACAATATCAGCGGCCATTTACCAGGAAAAG AGCTCACCAAACTGAAGAAGCTCAAAGCTTTGGATCTAAGTGAGAATCTATTATCTGGTTCACTGCAGATGACAG GACTTTGCAAACTACAGCAGTTGCAAGAGCTTCAAGTTAGTCAAAACAGATTTGTTGGTGAAATCCCTCTCTGTTTCTCAATATTCTCCAAACTCCGAGTTCTTGATCTTTCATCAAATCACCTAAGTGGGAAGCTTCCACCTTTCATTAGTAACTTCAAATCCATGGAGTACTTATCGCTACACGATAACAACTTTGAAGGCTTGTTCTCTTTGGATTTGATCTCTGAGTTGACAGAGCTCAaggttttcaaactctcttCCAAGTATAGTATGCTGCAAGTAGTAGAGACAAGTGCTTCTTCCACTGGCCTAAAATCTCAGCTAAGGAGTCTCACATTGTCAAACTGCAACCTGTCTAACATCCCCGGTTTTCTCCGGTATCAGAAGGAACTGAGGGTACTAGATCTCTCCAGCAACACGCTATCCGGAGCCTTCCCCACTTGGCTGCTAAAGAATAACACAAAGCTTCAGGTTCTGTTATTGCAGAACAACTCATTCAACATCCTTACATTTCCAAGACTTCACAAGTTACAGTTTCTTGATCTTTCAGCTAACAACTTCAACCATCAACTCCCCAAAAATATCGGTTTGATGCTTCCGAGGTTAAGACATTTGAATCTCTCAAACAATGAGTTTCATGGGAACATGCCTTCCTCTGTAGACACAATGGAATATCTTGAGTTTATGGACTTATCATACAACAACTTCTCAGGGAAGTTGCCAAGAGACCTCTTCACTGGTTGCTATTCACTGAAGTGGCTTAAGCTATCTCACAACAGCTTCACTGGTCCAATCATTCCAAGATCTAGTGAAGAGACGTCGTTGATGACTTTGATCATGGACAATAACATGTTTACTGGGAAGCTCACAGAAAATCTACGCAACTTAAGACTCTTGACAGTGATAGACTTATCCAACAACTTCCTCACAGGTACCATTCCAAGATGGTTAGGTGGTTTCTTCTTAGACATTCTAAGGATCTCAAACAACCGTTTACACGGCGTAATACCTCCGTCTCTGTTCAACATACCATACCTATGGCTATTAGACCTCTCAGGAAACTTCTTGTCCGGTACCTTACCGCTGCGGTCTGACTCGGACTACGGTTATATATTGGACTTACACGACAACAATCTCACCGGTTCTGTTCCAGACACGTTGTGGAAAGGACTGGTTCTGCTTGATTTGAGGAACAACAGACTGTCTGGAAATATTCCCCGGTTCATGAGCACACCAAGCATCGATGTTGTTCTGTTGAGAGGGAATAACTTGACTGGCAAGATACCCGTTGAGCTTTGCGGTTTAATAACCCTAAGAATGTTGGATCTTTCTCACAACATGTTGAGTGAGTCCATACCTTCTTGTCTCAGTAATCTATCAGGAGATGGTGGTAATGATCCAGATTGGTATCCAGCAAACATGTTCTCAAACTTTATGGATGTGTACACCGAAGTGTATTACGAGTCTTTACTTGTGTCGGAACGGTTTGGTCTAGACTACTTGGTAGATTTTAAAGTCCAAGTCGAGTTTGCTGTGAAACAGAGATATGACTCGTACATGAGAGGAACTCTCAACCAGATGTTTGGTCTTGATCTGTCGAGTAATGAGTTAAACGGTGAGATACCTGAAGAGCTAGGAGATCTTAAGAGAGTACGTTCACTGAACCTGTCACGGAACTCATTGTCTGGTTCTATACCTGGAAGGTTTTCAAATCTTAAAAGCATAGAGAGCTTGGATGTTTCTTTTAATAAGCTACATGGACCCATACCTTCACAACTCACAATGCTGCAGTCTCTTGTTGTCTTTAATGTTTCTTACAACAATCTATCAGGTGTGATTCCGCAAGGTAAACAGTTCAACACCTTTGGTGAGAATAGTTACTTAGGTAATGTTCTTCTCTGTGGATCACCTACCAATAAAAGCTGTGGTACTACAATGAGCTCAGGAGAaaaaggagaagaggaagaagatgataaaAGTGGATTGATTGATGTTGTGGTCTTGTGGTGGAGCCTTGGTTCCACATATGTCACTGTTTTGATTGGGTTTATGGTGTTTATGTTCTTTGATTCTCCATGGCGCCGAGCATGGTTCTGCCTTGTTGATGCGCTTATTGACCGTATAAAATATCTACTCGGAGATATCTAG